In one Scyliorhinus canicula chromosome 3, sScyCan1.1, whole genome shotgun sequence genomic region, the following are encoded:
- the LOC119963665 gene encoding mediator of RNA polymerase II transcription subunit 2-like yields MAGESRKQEMRAGRRRESRKQEREQEAGDERRKQEREQEESRKQEREEEAGSRRKQEAG; encoded by the exons atggccgg ggagagcaggaagcaggagatgAGAGCAGGacgcaggagagagagcaggaagcaggagagagagcaggaagcaggagatgAGAGaaggaagcaggagagagagcaggaa gagagcaggaagcaggagagagaggaggaagcaggaagcaggaggaagcaggaagcagga
- the LOC119963347 gene encoding interleukin-8-like, which translates to MNSKDTLVVLALLALGVLSIQAASIGNTGMNLRCQCIKTHSKFIHPKHIENIEIIPSGPHCGNVEIIATLKSTNRVCLHPDAGWVKRVIDRMIKHSKKMN; encoded by the exons ATGAACAGCAAAGATACTCTCGTCGTTCTCGCTCTCCTGGCACTGGGAGTGTTATCCATACAAG CTGCATCGATTGGAAACACAGGAATGAACCTCCGCTGCCAGTGTATCAAAACACATTCAAAATTCATCCACCCGAAGCACATCGAGAACATCGAAATTATACCAAGTGGTCCTCACTGCGGGAACGTTGAAATTAT TGCCACCCTTAAAAGTACGAATCGTGTGTGTCTCCATCCTGATGCTGGCTGGGTGAAGAGAGTCATAGACAGGATGATCAAACA TTCCAAGAAGATGAATTAA